The following proteins are co-located in the Geovibrio ferrireducens genome:
- a CDS encoding monovalent cation/H+ antiporter subunit D family protein, whose product MNLSANFPAFLVALPLIFVPVIPLLGMYSRKICWYVTVAVITASFGMIMSLLAKVSATGPISYFMGNWAPPIGIEYRIDMLNAFVLAVISFISLVSLLFGKELVEKEIPEEKHPAFYSVFILFVVGMMGITVTGDLFNVYVFLEITSLSGYALIAVSSKRYAPMASFNYLVIGTIAATFIVLGIGYLYMVTGTLNMADLAERVKPLHGSSVVLAAYAFILVGLFVKMAVFPLHLWLPDAYTYSPSAVSAAMAATSTKVGAYVLIRLMYSVFDIEFSLGSIPMTSIIIFFASLSIIAGSVIAIAQTNIKKMLAYSSVGQIGYILLAAAMVNTEALTGGMVHIFSHALMKGGLFFVVGLIVFNIGTERICDFAGLGRRMPFMAAAFTVFSFSIIGVPLTVGFVSKWYLIMGAIASGHWYAIGVVLLSSLLTAIYFGKVIFVMYFKGGHECDVHTDAHSAERKLSEPMGMVIPMAFVAFLCIYFGIFATFPVEMAAKAAEAVLGGVAWK is encoded by the coding sequence ATGAACTTATCAGCTAACTTTCCCGCTTTTCTTGTTGCTCTTCCTTTGATATTTGTTCCTGTGATCCCTCTTCTGGGTATGTACAGCAGAAAAATATGCTGGTACGTGACTGTCGCTGTTATAACAGCCTCATTCGGCATGATAATGTCGCTGCTTGCCAAGGTGAGCGCCACAGGTCCCATCTCATATTTCATGGGCAACTGGGCTCCCCCCATCGGCATAGAATACAGAATAGACATGCTGAATGCGTTTGTTCTGGCTGTCATATCGTTCATATCCCTCGTCTCGCTCCTCTTCGGGAAAGAGCTTGTGGAAAAGGAAATACCGGAGGAGAAGCACCCCGCTTTCTACTCTGTGTTCATCCTCTTTGTTGTTGGTATGATGGGCATCACGGTCACGGGCGACCTTTTCAACGTTTATGTTTTCCTTGAGATAACATCCCTCTCTGGCTATGCCCTCATAGCCGTCAGCAGCAAAAGATATGCTCCCATGGCAAGCTTCAACTATCTGGTCATAGGCACAATAGCCGCTACGTTCATCGTTCTCGGCATCGGCTACCTTTACATGGTGACCGGCACACTGAACATGGCGGATCTGGCTGAAAGGGTCAAGCCTCTGCACGGTTCAAGCGTTGTACTTGCGGCCTATGCATTCATTCTGGTGGGACTGTTTGTGAAAATGGCGGTTTTCCCCCTTCACCTTTGGCTGCCTGACGCTTACACCTACTCACCCTCAGCGGTGAGCGCCGCCATGGCAGCAACATCCACCAAAGTCGGGGCTTATGTGCTCATAAGGCTTATGTACTCAGTGTTTGACATTGAGTTCAGCCTCGGCTCAATACCCATGACAAGTATAATCATCTTCTTCGCTTCGCTCTCAATAATCGCAGGTTCTGTGATAGCCATAGCGCAGACAAACATAAAGAAAATGCTCGCTTACTCCAGCGTGGGGCAGATAGGCTACATCCTTCTGGCTGCTGCTATGGTCAATACAGAAGCGCTCACAGGCGGCATGGTGCATATATTCAGCCACGCTCTTATGAAGGGCGGTCTGTTCTTTGTTGTGGGTCTTATAGTGTTCAACATAGGCACAGAGAGGATATGCGACTTTGCGGGACTGGGCAGGAGAATGCCCTTTATGGCTGCGGCGTTTACCGTCTTCTCCTTTTCAATAATCGGCGTGCCGCTCACGGTGGGCTTCGTCAGTAAATGGTATCTGATAATGGGTGCAATAGCCTCAGGCCACTGGTACGCAATCGGTGTTGTGCTCCTCAGTTCCCTGCTTACGGCAATCTACTTCGGCAAGGTAATATTTGTAATGTACTTTAAAGGCGGTCATGAGTGTGATGTTCATACTGATGCTCACTCCGCGGAAAGAAAGCTCAGCGAACCGATGGGCATGGTTATCCCCATGGCTTTTGTCGCCTTTCTCTGCATATATTTCGGCATTTTCGCCACCTTCCCTGTGGAGATGGCCGCCAAAGCTGCTGAGGCTGTTCTCGGAGGTGTGGCATGGAAATGA
- a CDS encoding monovalent cation/H+ antiporter subunit D family protein, with product MEMIHSAMPLYAVLVSLVAIVPIYLSRRNPNLRESWTIIAAVAKFVIVLSMVPAVLGGKEIYFKLVTAYPGIDIAFKVDSLGLFFALTASFLWILTSFYSIGYVRALNEHAQTRYFICFAGSLSVTIGAAFAANLFTMYIFYEALTLFTYPLIAHEENEEAFKGARIYLVYLLGTSIAFLLPAIVFTYFTAGTMDFRLGGVFGDTGGIHSLFFGVIFAFYIAGIAKAGIMPFHSWLPNAMVAPTPVSSLLHAVAVVKMGVFVVLRVILYVFGVDLLREIGAGAFLASFACVTIVVSSLIAMRQDNIKARLAYSTISQLSYIVVGAALLSPSGIKASIIHITIHAFSKISLFFWAGAVYVALHKKYISQISGIAKKMPVSMAVFTIGALSLIGIPPLSGFISKYYFVSGAVEAGMLPVAVVFAVSSFLNALYFLPIIYTAYMKPLDAGMDDKVTEAPLAMLIPMCITAGAAVLLFFFPQVLTGFTDIIVSGLFTK from the coding sequence ATGGAAATGATACACTCCGCTATGCCTCTTTATGCTGTGCTGGTTTCCCTTGTAGCCATAGTCCCCATTTATCTCTCCCGCAGAAACCCGAACCTGCGTGAAAGCTGGACTATAATAGCCGCTGTCGCCAAGTTCGTCATTGTTCTCAGTATGGTTCCGGCGGTTCTCGGCGGAAAGGAGATATATTTCAAGCTTGTCACCGCCTATCCGGGCATTGATATTGCCTTCAAGGTGGACAGTCTGGGGCTTTTCTTCGCCCTTACGGCATCTTTCCTGTGGATTCTCACCTCATTCTACTCCATAGGCTATGTCAGGGCGCTTAATGAGCATGCGCAGACCAGATACTTCATCTGCTTCGCGGGCTCGCTCTCCGTGACAATAGGCGCTGCCTTCGCGGCGAACCTGTTCACTATGTACATATTTTATGAAGCGCTTACGCTCTTCACATATCCGCTTATCGCACACGAAGAGAACGAGGAGGCATTCAAAGGGGCAAGGATTTACCTTGTATACCTTCTGGGAACCTCAATAGCGTTCCTTCTTCCCGCTATAGTGTTCACCTACTTCACAGCCGGAACCATGGATTTCAGGTTAGGCGGCGTTTTCGGTGACACAGGCGGAATACACAGCCTCTTCTTCGGTGTCATATTCGCCTTCTACATCGCGGGCATAGCAAAGGCAGGGATAATGCCCTTCCACTCATGGCTGCCCAACGCCATGGTGGCGCCCACACCGGTCAGCTCGCTTCTGCATGCTGTTGCGGTGGTGAAGATGGGTGTTTTTGTGGTGCTGAGGGTTATTCTTTATGTCTTCGGTGTTGACCTCCTCAGGGAGATAGGCGCGGGAGCATTCCTCGCATCTTTCGCGTGCGTCACCATTGTGGTTTCATCCCTGATAGCCATGAGGCAGGACAATATCAAGGCAAGGCTCGCCTACTCCACCATAAGCCAGCTTTCATACATTGTCGTGGGGGCGGCTCTGCTTTCCCCGTCAGGCATTAAAGCAAGCATAATCCACATAACCATCCACGCCTTCTCGAAGATAAGCCTCTTCTTTTGGGCGGGTGCGGTTTATGTGGCTCTGCATAAGAAGTACATCAGCCAGATAAGCGGCATAGCCAAAAAAATGCCTGTCTCCATGGCGGTGTTCACCATAGGCGCACTGAGCCTCATAGGCATACCGCCCCTCTCAGGCTTCATAAGCAAGTATTACTTTGTTTCAGGCGCTGTGGAAGCGGGGATGCTCCCCGTGGCTGTGGTATTCGCTGTGAGCTCATTCCTCAATGCGCTGTACTTCCTGCCTATTATCTACACAGCGTACATGAAGCCTCTGGATGCGGGTATGGACGACAAAGTCACCGAAGCCCCCCTTGCCATGCTCATTCCCATGTGCATAACAGCGGGCGCAGCGGTGCTTCTGTTCTTCTTCCCGCAGGTTCTCACCGGCTTCACTGACATAATAGTCAGCGGACTTTTTACAAAGTAG